A part of Astatotilapia calliptera chromosome 15, fAstCal1.2, whole genome shotgun sequence genomic DNA contains:
- the pex3 gene encoding peroxisomal biogenesis factor 3 translates to MFSSAWNFIKRHKKKFIFTGALIGGVYLLGKYAQKKFSEIQEREATEYIAQARRQFHFESNQRTCNMTVLSMLPALKEAIVTQLNSESLTTLLKSKPANKLEIWEDLKIISFTRTVVAVYSTCMLVVLLRVQLNIIGGYLYLDNSVGKSTTTPLAPPDVQQQYLSSIQHLLGDGLAELITVVKKAVQSSLGSVSLKETWSLLELEQQLNWIRAEVEASSRRSLSWYLLADDENVLADQACGLTENDIMTIKLLNETRDMLDSPDFTTVLKVCLNRGFSRLCDNLAEFFRPPPSDSAPSCAPDSLSAVSLPLAKIIPIINGQINTICSETPSHFVQELLMNDQVKEFAANVYETFSTPQELQK, encoded by the exons GCGTATACCTTCTAGGTAAATATGCCCAGAAGAAGTTCAGTGAGATCCAAGAGAGGGAGGCTACAGAGTACATTGCTCAGGCCAGAAGACAGTTCCACTTCGAGAGCAACCAGAGGACCTGCAACATGACTG TGCTGTCCATGCTCCCAGCGCTCAAAGAAGCCATCGTCACGCAACTCAACTCAGAAAGTCTCACAACACTACTCAAGTCCAA ACCGGCTAATAAACTGGAGATCTGGGAAGATTTAAAGATCATCA gttttacacgcacAGTTGTGGCGGTGTACAGCACCTGTATGCTGGTGGTTTTACTGAGAGTCCAGCTGAACATCATTGGAGGATACCTGTACCTGGATAACTCAGTGGGAAAGAGCACAACG ACCCCTCTTGCCCCCCCAGACGTCCAGCAGCAGTACTTGTCAAGTATCCAGCACCTACTGGGAGACG GTTTGGCAGAGCTGATAACGGTAGTGAAGAAGGCGGTACAGAGCTCACTGGGAAG CGTGTCTCTGAAGGAGACCTGGTCTCTGCTGgagctggagcagcagctgaaCTGGATCAGAGCGGAGGTGGAGGCCAGCTCGAGGCGGTCTCTGTCCTGGTACCTGCTTGCAGATGACGAGAACGTGCTGGCCGATCAG GCGTGCGGGCTCACAGAGAATGACATTATGACCATAAAGCTGCTTAACGAGACTAGAGACATGCTGGATAG TCCAGACTTCACCACTGTCCTCAAAGTCTGTCTGAACCGAGGTTTCTCCCGTCTCTGTGACAACCTGGCCGAGTTCTTCCGCCCGCCTCCAAGTGACTCTGCCCCCAGCTGTGCACCTGATAG tcTGTCTGCAGTCAGTCTGCCGCTGGCAAAGATCATCCCCATCATCAACGGTCAGATCAACACCATCTGCAGTGAGACCCCCAGTCACTTTGTTCAG gagctgctgatgAACGACCAGGTGAAGGAGTTTGCAGCCAATGTCTACGAGACCTTCAGCACGCCGCAGGAGCTGCAGAAGTAA